In Diceros bicornis minor isolate mBicDic1 chromosome 38, mDicBic1.mat.cur, whole genome shotgun sequence, the sequence CACATCCCAAATAACATGGCATCAGTCCACTACATCAATGATAAGATGTTTATCCTATCAGATGAGCAATAACTGACAAGTACATTGGAAGCCTTTTTAAGGCACATGCATTCCAGAAGTGGAACATAAATCTTTCAATGACTCAGGGGCCTGACAAATCAGTGAAGCTTTTGGTGATTCAGTGGTCTAGGCATCCCGAGAGATCCTCTCAAAAGTCAAGAACAAATTGTTCCATATCACACCTCCCAGTACAAAGAAGGAAATGCAAGGCCCATTGTTTTTTGAAGTTCTAAAGACAGTATAGTCCACACTTGAGAATACTACTTCACCCCTTATACTAGAAGACACAAAAGGTTGCCAGCATTGAGTGGGGCCCAGAGAAAAAAGAGCTCTGTAGCAAACAGCCATGCCACCTGGGCCATATGACCAGGTAGACCTCATGGTATAGAGGTACCTATGATGGAAAAAGATGCTGTGTTGAGTTATGGTAAGCCCCGGTAAAAGAATCACAACATGGATCCCTAGGGTCCCAAAGCATAGCCATGCCATCTGTACCAGAGAATGAGTCATCTTTCAAAAATCAGCTGACCGTGGGACATTAAGAGGCAGTGTGGCTGGAACTGGCTGTTATGAGCTAGATTTTGTCAGATCCATAAAGTCATAAGCAGCAGCAATATGTCATAAAATGGAAGGGATATATTTAGGAATAGTCACGTGCAAAGCCAAGGGCTCAGTAAGCAGCATTAGCAGATGGCCCAGAATCCCACGTAATCTGCCACTTTTGCACCCATGTCCTCCCTTTGTTCACTCTTACGGCCATTGTTGGGGAGGGTCCTTTACAATCAGCTGATGGAGGAAGGAAAAGGCTAAACTTAATTCTCAGATGGGTAGGCTCAGTATATGGTGCAAACCAAGAAATGAACTACAGCTGCATCACAGCCCCACTTGAAGGTGGCCCTGAAAGACAGCGGTGAGGGGAAGTCCTCCCATTGGGCAGAGCTTTGTGCAATACACCCAGTCATTCACTTGGGGTAAATACAGACTCATGGGCAGCAGCAAATGTCTTGGCTGATTGGTCAGGGGCTGGAAGAAAACTTGATGATTGGGGACAAGAGGCCTGAGGATGGACCTATGGGCACAGGCACCAAGTGTGAAGATCTTTATTTCACATGTTAGTGCCCCCCAGAGAACATCCACCACTGAGGAGGCATTAAACAACCAGGGATATGGAATGATTTGGCCAGTTAACCAGTTGAGTCTGGCCGCCAACGCTCACTTCTCACTTCCTCAGGGGCTAGAACAATGAATGTGTGAAGGAACATCCATGGTGGCAGGGATTAGCCTCTGCATGTGCCCAGTAGCATGGACTCCAGCTCACCAGGTCTAGCTACCACTGCACTGTTGCCAAACGTCCCACTGCCCAGCAAAAGAGACCACTGCTGAAGCCCCGATGTAACACAGTCCTCAGGGAGACCAAGCAGTCATTCAGTGACAATACACTGGGCTCATTTCACTGCTGGAAGGAGCCTCGATTCATCCTGACTGTAATCAACACACATTCTGGATATGAGTTTGCCTTTCCTGCTTGTAGGGCTTCAGGCAACACCTCTGTGTAGCTGGACATTTTTCTGTGTTAGCAATTTGCATGTAAATAAGTCCATTTAACTTTTATAGATCATGAactatatgccaggctctgtgctggccaCTGGGGATGCACCGACCAGCAAGGTCTTGCCTCGTTCATTTCATAGCTATTGTGAGTTACTTTTGTTCTCGGAACAGGATAGCAAAGCTGCCAGCATTAAAACCATTTCACATGGACAGAcacctctccaaagaagatatacagatggccaataggcacatgaaaagatgttcaacatcattaatcattagggagatgcaaatcaaaacaacactaagatatcacctcacgcccgttagaatggctaccatcaccaagacaaaaaacaacaaatgttggagaggatgtggagaaacaggaaccctcatacacagctggtgcgaatgcaaactggtgcagcctctatggaaaacggtatggagattcctcaaagaattaaaaatagagatgccctatgatccagccatcccactactgggaatctatccaatgaacctgaaatcaacaatccaaagaggcttatgcacccctatgttcattgcagcattattcaccatagccaagaagtggaagcaacccaagtgtctgtcgactgatgattggatcaagaagatgtggtgtatatatatatatatatatatatatacaatggaatactactcagccataaaaaaagacaaaatcgtcccatttgcaacaacatggatgggcctggagggtattatgttaagtgaagtaagccagaaagagaaagacaaacactgtatgatctcactcatatgtggaatataaaccaacacatggacagagaaaactgtattgtggttaccaggggcaatgggggtggggggtgggcacaaggggtgaagggagtcatacatatggtgatggacaaacaaaaatgtacaacccaaaattttacaatgttaaaaactattaaaacatcaatagaaaaaaaaagaaaaaaaaacatttcacaGGTTAACTAAGCAAATTGTGAGTTCAAGTGACTTCCTAATTCAGTTACTAATTTGGGCCTGGGAACtagaatcttttatttcttttgatggcctaattcaaaataaaatgttttcatcttATGTTGATCAGCAAGTCTTACTGGTAAGTAGCAGCTTAAAGAGCACTTGatagaagcaaaaaataaaatggaatgaaataaaGTTTGAATTTTCGCTTTCTACCTTGCGATCGTGAGCACTGCCTTCCCGTCCTCACTGAGTCATATCTAGGACGGGGAGTTTCGGGTCCTTCTGCAGCAGCAGGAGTGTCTCTCTGTCATGCATCTTCCGTCTCTCCCCCACGGGCCTCTGTGAAGCCACAAAATCCAGGTAAATTTTACTGGAGGAGTCAGGCGACATTCTGTGTCAGCCTCGAGaacctctctcctccctcaagTGGACACATTGATGAAGACCTCCTTCTGCTCAGCCCTCCAGCCTGCAGTGGCCTCTTCTTTTAGATGTATACATTTCACCTCCATATTGTTACAACTTTCCAAAGCTGTTTCCCAATAGAGTCAGAGCTTGTAGCCATGAAGGATGCATGATGGCAGCCACAATAGGACAGGACAGGAGCAAAATGGGTCTGTCCTACTCACTTCCTAAGCCTCAAACATCCGCATTTGCCAAGGGGTGGGCCTATTGTTAATCACATTGGAGAAACTGAATCACCTTAGGAAACTCCTCAGGAATGGTTAAAATCATCCCAGGAACGCATATAGAACAggaagaggactggcatggacCTGAGGAGATGCCAAGGTCAAGGGGCAGGACAGGTGGCTCTAAACTTTGTACATAGCCAGGGCTTGGGGCAGTAATGGGGTTGGAAGGATGGTGATCCTAGGGGGATTCATCTTAAAGCTCCATGTGCATAGCGAGGATGCCGCTTTTATATAAGATTGTATTGATTGCTTGCAGGAAATATAGAAAAGTCTTGTGAACGTTTTTATTCacataaataaatgtgaaattattatggatggatggatgttccATTCATCTCCTTAGGGGCCCTAATGAGAACTGGCTCTGCAAATGAGGGAAATGGAGCTGGAGAAGAAAGGAGATAGGGAGAAGAATCCCAAGAAAGTGGTATCCTGGAATCCacaagagagagaagaatcccaAGAAAGTGGTATCCTGGAATTCACAAGACGAGAGTTTTGGGAGGAGAAAATGCACGATAATTCCACATGCTGGAGGATCAAAGATGAAACCAGATAAGGACTAAAAAGAGGGGCTCATATGTATTACTGCCGACTACCCAAAAGCACGCGTTAGTGTTGGGACAGCCTCCAGACGTGGAAGTTGAAGGTGTGGAGAGGCGGTGAACTAAGCGGAAAGAGTGGGCTTGCACAACTCTCGCAGAAGGTTCAGGAAATGTGAGCAGAGTGGGTTGGGCTTCTCGCTGCACAGGATGTGAGTATATGCGAGAACTCatgtttattgagctcctactgtgtcATCCTGTATGTATGTGTCCATCACGCCGATTCCCACATTTGATCTTCACCCAACTCTACGAGACGAGTGAAAGCATACTCATGTTGCTAATGAATAACATGAGGCTCGAAAAAGTTAGGTAACTTACTAGTAAGCAAGATTTAGAACCCAAGTCTGTCTCCAGAGTTGTTCTTCCCCTGGCAGTCACATGTCTGGTGGAATCAAGGGAGGGTTGACTGGTTGTTAGTTTAAGAAGGGGAGACATAGGCGTGTTTACAGTCAAAAAGAAGTAAATCCTCCCTAGTCCCAATTGTAAGCATCCCACTCTCTGCCACCTCTTCTTTTACCAGCTCACTGTCTCTTGTACCAGGACTCAGAGTGTCCTCTCACCTACCCCTGCCCAGTACAGTGgtctcaggaggcagagggagggcccAGAGGGGTGAGAGGGTCGGGTAGTGGGTCATCAAAATGACCTCAGCCAGCTCGAATTCCACATGCTGTGTCTGCGGGACAGGTGAAGTTTTAAGAAGCATAATATTTCCCACTGCACGCCATGAGCAAAGTTGGCTTTTGTTTATTAAGATATCAGTGGACAGGACACCAGATCAAGCCTGGGCACTCGCTCCAGCCACGTTCCACAGTGCTGTTCCTATCTCCTTCCCCACGATCCATGTGGCATCGACATTATGTGGGTTTGGTCACCTCCTGGCCGATTAGGTCCCACCCCTCAGCCGGAGGAGCATGATGGGGCCACACAGCACCCATGGACACCCGGCTTCCCTcaaaaaagaaacttttcaaCAAAAGAAAAGCGATCTAGCCCATTGCTCTGCCGAATGATGGTGCATTCCATGAGTGCcgccacattttatttttttcccaagtcCTTTATCCTATTGCCCCCTTCACCACCTTTACATCCTGAGAGGCAGGCCTAGTCAAGATAATACTCCCATGTGCCAGCTGAGAAAACCGACAGCAGGCCAGTTAGGAAGCCTCTCAAAGCCCTAATGATGATCGACCAAAGGCTGCCGTGGGTCCCAAGCCAGTGGGATTTCCTTCAGCCTTCAGATTTGAATGCACGTACACCTTCCTGGGGATTtggggccaggcactgtgatggCTGCTTTACATAAATCAGTTCACTGAAGTCTCACATACCCCTGGTGGGTTAGGTAAAACCAACCATTTTAATTAGATAAAAATGTTGATTTTGCAAAAAGGAAAACCATACTTAGTAAAGTGAAGTAATTGATTCAAGATCAGAAGTTAAGGTGATAGCCAGGAGGGCCGGGCCTGGAACCAGCTTTGCCTGGTCCTGGATGCTGGGCCTGCTCCTGGGAACTGGACGATCTGGGTTGGCCCCCACCTCTGTGCGTCCTGGCTGGCCGTGGATCTGCAAAGTGTGCATCCTACCTGCTCTTCCAACCCAGGAGGCAACTGGGAGGTTTGCATGAGCTCCTGGATTTGAGAGCTTCTTGACCACAGAAGTGCACTGTGCACCTGCTCCTCATTATCCCACACACTTGAGCGTGAGCCCTCTTTGTTAAAGGgcatcagagacagagagagccatTTCTCTTTTCAGTGATGCCACCATTTAACCACCTGATGCCCATCCTGATCATTAACATAAAGCCCTGCCATCTGCTCCCTTTGATGCACCCAGCTGATGTGGAGAACGTCCATCACCTTCCTTTACGTCACTCTGTTCATTCGAAGACTCTCCACTGTTGAATGGCTGTGCCAGGAAATCACTGAAGGAAACGTAAGCCTTCTGCTCATTCGGCTTCTAAAGGTCCACAAGGATGGGCACACGTATCTGGAGGCAAGCCCCGGACTCTCGGACCGAGGAGAGCTGTGTCTTGCCTCTTACCAGTCATTTGACCCCAGCCAAATCACTCAGCTTCATGGGCCTCTGTCTCTCATCTCTTAAAGGCAGATCTTGGGAGTAACTGTGCTTCCTTCCCTGCGCTATGgcagaaaagataaaatgacagAATATCCTGTGGTGTGCCACTACCTTGCACCAAATCTGGGTTTTACGCCCAACTGCCtctcttactagctctgtgaccttgagcaaattcctTAGCCTTTCTGATCATAGAtttctttctgtgaaaaatggcaAGGACTGATGCGAGAATTATGCAGCCTGTTTCAGCATCAGGCGATGCATCTTGGCCTTCCTTCAAGGTGGTTCATTACAGAAGGACCGAAATGTCCTGAGCAAACGGAAGTTTCGCCTTTCCAGGGTCCTCAGCCCAGACCTAGGCTGTTTGGTTACATAGCCACTGATTTTATTATGAACCCTAATTTCTCCAGCAAAGAAATATCTTGAGCCAGTTGTGAGCAGAGCGACTGTCTCCGACCAACAAGCAAGTGGCTGTCCCATTTCCATCCTCAGACCCGACCTCCTCCtgcagggggagggggtggggagggagggcgggAGAGGCCTGATGTCACGCAGCCCACATAAGGGCCTCCTTTAGGCTCCTGCAGGCGGTGTGGAAGCAGCTGGAGGAATGAACTAGATCTTAGTtgtgggatttttctttttttttttcaagtcagACACAGACACAGCTGTTGAGGAAAATGCAGACTCCGCAGAAAAGCGCAAGCCTCAGACCCTTCAAGCAGAGGAAGAGCTTAGGTAAAGTTCTCGGCACAGCTGTCTGGGTtgcagagggaggggagaggatacAGATTTCTCTTGCTGTTTACTTATTCTTTTGTCCTTGAAATATTCACAGCAACCAGACAAGAAGAAGTTGCTGGAATCCGGGCAAAGTTCCCAAACAAGATCCCGGTAAGACTCCATGATCCTTTTTGAAAAGGAGGATACTCTGTTcttggaaaaaaacccaaaaaacaaaaataatgagaaGAAGAACAAAAAGCCCACTCTTCTCCCTGCTGTAGGTCTCTAAGCTATTGAGAGCGCTGGGCCACGTTCTTAGGGGCTGACTCTCTTGACAGGTGGTCGTGGAGCGCTACCCCAGGGAGCAGGTCCTGCCCCCACTGGACAAGACCAAGTTCCTGGTCCCCCAGGAGCTGACCATGACCCAGTTCCTCGGCATCATCCGGTAGGTGACAAGGTACCCGTGGGGGCGTGCGCTGTGCGGCCCTGGGTTTTTTCTGTTGCTTTCTTAGTCTGTTTGGTTTTGAGGATGGGGGCATtccaggagaagagaaggaagaagtttTCTCTGTGATTCACCTTTTAGATTCTGTAAAGCCCAGAAAAGATGCTCTGAGAATTAATCTATCTTAAACAGATGGAAGAATCCCTCGGATAATGAATCCAAAGAGAGTAAGAGCTGCCAacatttctaagaattttctaAAGTAGTCTTGGCTCTGAAACAGAAGATCCTTTCCTTCTGATAGTGTTTAAAACCCAGCCTGCATTTTCCCAGTGGAGACACAGTACCTTTTTTAAGTGTGTTTGTGCCTGGGGAGTGGGCACCCTGCAAAGGGCGAATGCTCCCTGGACCGCTCAGACTTTgagagagggacaaggaaagtgTCCCCAAACACTCCTCCCTTGGGTTCAGGCACGGCGAAGAAAATACAGCTCTTTTTAAAGCTTAAGAGGGTTAAGTGGTGTCACCTGACACATggattcaataaaaataatttgggagTAACGTGAATATAACTCGGTGGGTAATTCTTCACAATGTTGGAAAGTCTGGTGGGACCGGCCCTTGGAAGCTGGGTAGCTGTTGCAACTTGTTTCTTCAAGAATTCATTATGAATATGTGTTTGTCtctgtttcatttgttttaatgaGTTATTTAAAAGCATCCGGATTTCCTGTCCTCAGCGAAGCTTATGTTAGTCCAGTGCAAATGGAGGGCCAATGGAGAATGAGAGTCAGGATTAGATCCCAAAGTGTTGATGTAACTTGAGatgacctcccctcccccactccccaaaaGACCcgccaaaaacaaaaaccaaaccctttgagttctgagagccattcttttcttccttcccagtcACGGGCCCTCATATCTTCTCTGCCACCCCTGCCCCACATCCCCATCCCAACGTTTGATGGTCCACCATGTTTCTTGAGCACCAACAGTGTTCTGGGTGCTATTTGGGCTCCATGTTTGCAGCATGAACAGAATAGACAAAAGTCCTGCCCACAACCTTCTCCCCTAGGGATGCCACAACCCTCACCAAAAGAGAGTGTGGCAAAACACAGAGATGGAGGTGCAGACTCTGGGAACAGAGTTTCCTTCAGAGGTGATGGCAACACACTCATTCCCATCTCCACCCATTCCCATTGCAGAATGGTTATTTTTGACCCGAAGACCATCATGCAATTGTCAGAGCTAAAACCTTTGGGGTTATTTTGGGAGAGATTATCTGGTATAAAATTACTCAGGTTCCAGCCACCCCGTCTCCCACTGACAGACCTAGCTCTCCGGAAGGATCAGAGCTCTGAGACTGGAGTGGGCAGACGGTGTCTCCTCATGGAGTAGAGCAGATGGAACTGAGCTTCAGGTGACCTGAGCCTTCACCTACATACTTACGTTGTCATGCCATTGTCTACTCCAGGAAGAATTAGGACTCAGGTTGACCTTGACATTTAAAGCATGTCCAGTTGAACTTTGCTGCTTCTCTATCTCCTTGATGCAGGAGGAGAAGCGGCAGGAGGAGGAACGGTCACACTTGGAGGCAGTAGGTCCCTTGCAAACGTTATTCCAAGGGTGTTTGAGAGCGAGATGCCAGAAGAGACTGTGATCACCTTTGTAGCTCTGGGGAAACACCTACCTTTAATTTCAGAGCAAAGAGGGGCTGATTTGCTTAGCTTTTTGTGTTGGCATATCTCCTAGTTAAGGATGGGAAGACCTCACCTTTTTGGCCGAACTAAGAGATTTTGTCATATCTTAAATCTCCAGGGAAGGAGTAGGGAGCAATTCAGCCTTCTTGAGCATCATGATCCTGCAGACTTTTCCGGGGCTGCTCCCCAGGGCAACtggatcagaatctctggggtggaGCACAGGAGTGTGACTTTCAACAGGCCCCTCTGGGTAACTGGAAAGCACAGTGGAGAAAGAGAACCACGCCCTTAGAGTTTGTGAGATAAGGGCTTCTCCTCtcatgggaaaaatatttacattggCCAAACTTAGGTAAGGTAAGGCTTTGGGTCAGGAACCCGTTCTCTGCCAGGTTAACTTTCCCTTCCTGCCCACCCCCTCATCCCCATCCCAGGAGCCGCATGGTCCTCGGGGCCCCTGAAGCCTTTTACCTGCTGGTGAACAACAGGAACGTGGTCAGCATGAGCGTGACCATGGCTGAGATCTACAGGGACTACAGGGACGAGGACGGCTTCCTGTACGTGACCTACGCCTCCCAGGAGGTGTTTGGGGGCTTGGCGTCGGCAGCCCCCGGGGATGGAGCAGCCCGGGGGGTAGACCCTGCCGTCTTCTCTAGCCCATGTCAACACCTTGACCTCTAACGGCTGCACTGGTGCCGGTGGCCTCCTCTTGTGTGTGTGGACGGTCCGGGCAGGGCCACCACGGTGATGGGCACCAGTCACGACCAGAAAACTcttgcgctctctctctctcaccaagAAAATATGGTGGCTCTCGGGAATTTTGTAAATACTCCATCTTTTCTGAGTAAGAAACGGTGAAGTTGTGCAATGGTTTTGTGCGGTGGGCTGGAGATGTATTTAAGTGTCTTCCTGGAGGAAGCGGCAGGCTCCTGGGGAGTCTGATTTCACCCCGTGTGGGCAGGAGTCCATGTGCACTGGTCACGGAGAACCTCAGCCAGTGGACGGTCTCTGCGGAACTGAGTGGAGCCCGTGGGAGCTTCCCTGTGTCCTTGGAGAGATTATTGGTATTTCCATAGGGTCACTCCACCCCCTTCTTTCCTCTTATATTCCTTTGTCTGTCTCTGCCGCACAGATTTATGCCCAAGTGTAACTTCTCAATAGAAAGTCATTTAGCCCATGTGActatttactctgtgccagcatTATTCTAAGCACTCTACGTGTATTAGCGGCTCATCTTGACTCTCCGTGGTTGATTATTGttatcattttacagacgaggaaactgaggcccagaaaggccaAGAACATTTTCCAGATTCACACAACTCAGTCTACAGGGACTTGAGATCGGGGGTCTGGCTTTAGAAGCCACGCTCTCAGCCCTCTGCTGGGTTCCCTATCTTAGATGAAGTCACTCTGCTTGACCAGTACCCGCTGAGTGCTTGAGCTCCAGAGGCCCTTCACGGTAACTTGGCCCACAGGGAGACAAGCGTCAACCGGGGAGCACAGCAGATCTCGACAAATGCGGTAACGGTGGGGCGTCTGGTTTAGCAGCAGTAGCACAAATAATGAACGACCATCCACCTGACTGCCCTGCCCAGTGCTCCTGCTCTCTGCCTTCTGCCTGACCTTGGTCTTTCTTGAACCCCCTGTCGAAGATTGTCGTCACACTGCAAGTACAGAGTCCTGCCTGGGTTGTAGCTGAGTGAGCTGTTGTGTTCTGTCTGGTCTCCAAGATCCTTTCTGATGTAGCTCCCTCCTACATCAACCTCTGGCTAGAGCAGGGGGGCTTCAGCTGCCTTGTTGTGGTGGGCAGTGTTCACTTTCTTACTGCTATGTAACCAACCAGCCGAAACTCAGTGCATAAAACCATCAGGACTTGATTATGTTCATGGAGTCTGTGGGTAAGGATTTCagagtccacacacacacagacacacacacacacacagacacacacacgcagtgttgacagcttgtctctgctccatcaAGTCTGGGGACTCAGCCTGGAAGAACTGAAAGACTGAGAGTGACTTGAACAGCTGGGAGCTGGAATCATCTGGAGACTTCTTCATTCTCTTGTCTGACCCCTGGGCTGGGATGACTCAGGGCTGGGCCCCGCTGGGACTGTGGGCTGGAGTGGTTCCACGTGGGCTCTCTCAGTGTGGGTTCCAGGAGGCAGCATCCTCAGAAAGAGCAGCTGGAGAACGTGTGCTCCAAGAACCGGAGACAAGCTGACCAGTCTGTAAGTGGGGAATTGCAATCAATTATTGTctggatttttttctgtatttattttcttagctTCTAGTCGGGTACTTAGAATTAATTGGCAATTTGTACTTCTGTAAATTATGGCCACTTTTCTTTTAggctattcattttctattggttTTTATGATTTCACAAGGTTGCATAATTAACTCTTTGTATGCCATGTGTATTAAAATTGGTGACCCAGTTCCCTTTGATCTTATTGATGGCAGACTTTCTCATgcagatattttttattcttgtgtGATCTTTTCCTTTGTGGCTTTTGAGGTTCATGGTCTCAATAGAAAGACTCTCCCAACTCCAAGCTTACAAAAAATGTATAATCCTTTGTATGTATACCTGCCCTCTGTTTACTTCTAGCACTatggtttcattttgtttacaCTTAAGTATTTGAACcaactggaatttattttggtaacAGAAGAATGTACCTAGGTTCCATTTTTTCCAAATGCCTCACCAGTTGTCACATGTGCCTTTAATGAATACCCTATCCACGGGCGTTTGAATTTGCTGtgattgtgtgtctgtgtcttatcACTATTTGTTTTATGTTAGTCCCCTCGAGTGGATTccgaatcctatcaccactgtgtacagcagagtggaaccctgccccatCTTCCagggctctatcagacaatgctctactgctattcatagggttttcatggccaattttttcggaagtgggtggccaggtccctcttcctagtctgtctagtctggaagctccactgaaacctgtccaccatgggtgaccttgatggcatttgaaatcctggtggcatagctttcagcatcacagcaacacgcagctgccacagcatgacaactgacagaggGTGGTGTGGATCCCTGATCGGGACATGAAGCCCGGCCACACAGTGAgagccgaatcttaaccaccagaccaccaggaCTGGCTCTTATCACCATAATAACCCGAAAAAACTGCTTATTAACATGGgctgtgacttttcttttttggattccCCATGGTTCCCAGTAATGCTAAGCACATCTTAGGTGGTTAATTAATGCTTGGTGATAAGTTAAAGAATGTTGGTGTCAACTTCAGAGGGAGATAATAGAGTGATCGGATTGTGCTATGAGTTGTTATTGGGTCAGGCAGGGAAACCATGTTTTTGGTGCCTGTTGCAATGTATTAgtcaccctctccccacctcatAACAAAGGGGGCCAGACAGAAACTGCAGCTGCTTATGTCACAGCTAACATGGGACCTACACTTGAGCCCAGATTCACCTGACACCTACACCAGAGGTCAGCAAAAGCCTGCCTTGGACCATCGGACCTGGGTCCATTTTTGTGAATAAAGTATCATTGGAATGCAGCCACGCCCATTTGTTTATtactctctctggctgcttttgtgccACCAGAGATGAGTCGAGTActgcagagctgagtagttgtgacataGGCCATAGAACCTGCAAAGCCCAGcgtatttactatctgacccttcaCAGAAAGTGTTTTCTGACCCTTCCTCTAGGTTTACAGTAATAATTTTATCAGCACAGTATCCTGGGGGATAAATCACAATAGAAAGAAgcatcttgttgttgttgttttggtctTACTTGGGATAAGAAGAAAAGCATTTCCGAGTCTACTGGACTCAGTGACTTGGTACTCCCAAGCCCTTGACTGGCAGAGTTTAATACAGACACACATGCGGAGTTCTTCACTGTCAAATGGCATTCTTACCCATGGTTCCGTTGTCACGGGTCTCCTCCATGCTCCCTCACCCTTCGTTTGCCTCTAAAATACATGTGGGAGAATTCTAAGTGGGTATTGTTTTCTTTCATGAACAAAAGGAACCAGTTCACCCCTATTTCCCAGCAAACTCTCTCTAGATTAGAGGACTTGAGCTTCTCCCAGGAAATAGGCCTGAGTCATACAAGACTAGG encodes:
- the MAP1LC3C gene encoding microtubule-associated proteins 1A/1B light chain 3C produces the protein MQTPQKSASLRPFKQRKSLATRQEEVAGIRAKFPNKIPVVVERYPREQVLPPLDKTKFLVPQELTMTQFLGIIRSRMVLGAPEAFYLLVNNRNVVSMSVTMAEIYRDYRDEDGFLYVTYASQEVFGGLASAAPGDGAARGVDPAVFSSPCQHLDL